A window of Diospyros lotus cultivar Yz01 chromosome 14, ASM1463336v1, whole genome shotgun sequence contains these coding sequences:
- the LOC127789988 gene encoding magnesium-protoporphyrin IX monomethyl ester [oxidative] cyclase, chloroplastic, whose protein sequence is MAAEMALVKPNISKFSTTAASPRRLPPPHVVTFSSRTSTVNMSAATTTPPSSPASNNRNPKRKSGKQGIKETLLTPRFYTTDFDEMETLFNTEINKKLNQAEFEALLQEFKTDYNQTHFVRNKEFKEAADQIQGPLRQIFVEFLERSCTAEFSGFLLYKELGRRLKKTNPVVAEIFSLMSRDEARHAGFLNKGLSDFNLALDLGFLTKARKYTFFKPKFIFYATYLSEKIGYWRYITIYRHLKENPEYQCYPIFKYFENWCQDENRHGDFFSALMKAQPQFLNDWKAKLWARFFCLSVYVTMYLNDCQRTDFYEGIGLNTKEFDMHVIIETNRTTARIFPAVLDVENPEFKRRLDKMVEINEQLMAVGASEDIPLVKNLKRIPLIAALASELLATYLMPPIESGSVDYAEFEPQLVY, encoded by the exons ATGGCGGCTGAGATGGCCTTAGTGAAACCCAACATCTCCAAGTTCAGCACAACCGCCGCCAGCCCACGGCGGCTGCCACCGCCTCACGTGGTCACCTTCTCCTCCAGAACTAGCACCGTCAATATGTCCGCCGCCACCACGACGCCGCCTTCTTCTCCGGCAAGCAACAACCGGAACCCGAAAAGGAAAAGTGGGAAGCAGGGCATAAAGGAGACGCTACTCACCCCGAGATTCTACACCACGGATTTTGACGAGATGGAGACGCTGTTCAACACGGAGATCAACAAGAAGCTGAACCAGGCGGAGTTCGAGGCGCTGCTGCAAGAGTTCAAGACGGACTATAACCAGACCCATTTTGTGAGGAATAAGGAGTTCAAGGAGGCGGCCGACCAGATTCAGGGCCCGCTCCGCCAGATCTTCGTCGAGTTCTTGGAGAGATCCTGCACCGCCGAGTTCTCTGGATTCCTTCTCTACAAAGAGCTCGGAAGAAGGCTCAAG AAAACCAATCCTGTGGTGGCCGAGATATTCTCTCTCATGTCTAGAGATGAAGCCAGGCATGCTGG GTTCTTGAACAAAGGGTTATCCGATTTCAACTTGGCCCTCGACTTGGGATTTCTGACAAAAGCCAGAAAGTACACATTTTTCAAGCCAAAGTTCATTTTCTATGCGACTTATTTGTCTGAGAAAATTGGATACTGGAGATACATAACCATCTACCGGCATCTCAAGGAGAATCCCGAGTACCAGTGTTATcccattttcaaatattttgagaaCTGGTGCCAGGATGAGAACCGGCATGGTGATTTCTTCTCTGCACTGATGAAGGCACAGCCCCAGTTCCTCAATGACTGGAAGGCAAAGTTGTGGGCTCGCTTCTTCTGTCTTTCA GTATATGTTACAATGTACCTAAACGATTGCCAACGAACAGATTTCTATGAGGGCATTGGGCTCAACACAAAAGAATTTGATATGCATGTGATCATTGAG ACAAATCGCACAACAGCTAGAATATTTCCAGCAGTATTGGATGTTGAGAATCCGGAATTCAAGAGGAGGCTGGataaaatggtggagattaacgAACAACTCATGGCAGTTGGGGCAAGTGAAGACATTCCTCTGGTCAAGAACTTGAAGAGGATCCCATTAATTGCTGCACTTGCTTCTGAACTCTTGGCCACATACCTGATGCCACCCATTGAATCTGGCTCAGTTGACTACGCCGAGTTTGAACCACAGCTTGTTTACTGA